Proteins from one Mesotoga infera genomic window:
- a CDS encoding nucleoside phosphorylase: MENPTYHIRISDAKKIGKYVLLPGDRSRVERIAKYFENPVHVAKNREYFTITGEVAGERVSVMSTGMGGPCMAIAVEELRTLGVHTLIRVGSAGSFQKKLKMGEGVIVTGAVRDDGTSSSYVPEIYPAVSHHHVLRALEKAASIIEHRCHMGIVLSTDSYYGARFNCETAKMIELLKKANTLCVEMESSTLLTLGGVFGLRTGSILTIREEIGEDEKPVTQAGEIFEDGLEKCIQISIKALELIIEKDKLFKFD, translated from the coding sequence ATGGAAAATCCTACTTATCATATTCGTATCAGTGATGCCAAGAAGATCGGCAAGTATGTGTTGCTTCCAGGTGATCGTAGCCGTGTGGAAAGGATCGCCAAGTATTTTGAAAATCCAGTCCATGTGGCGAAAAATCGCGAGTATTTTACAATCACCGGCGAAGTTGCTGGTGAGCGAGTTTCGGTAATGTCAACCGGGATGGGAGGTCCCTGTATGGCTATTGCGGTTGAAGAACTCCGAACACTCGGTGTTCATACACTCATAAGGGTAGGAAGTGCTGGAAGCTTTCAGAAAAAACTCAAAATGGGAGAAGGGGTGATCGTTACCGGTGCTGTCAGAGATGACGGAACATCAAGTTCCTACGTTCCAGAAATTTATCCCGCTGTCTCCCACCACCATGTTTTAAGGGCCCTTGAGAAGGCAGCTTCGATAATCGAGCACAGATGCCACATGGGTATAGTACTTTCGACCGATTCATATTACGGCGCACGCTTCAACTGTGAAACAGCGAAGATGATCGAACTTTTAAAGAAGGCCAATACCCTATGTGTTGAGATGGAGAGTTCAACGCTTCTCACTCTGGGAGGTGTATTTGGTCTGAGGACCGGCTCGATTCTGACGATACGTGAAGAAATCGGTGAGGATGAGAAGCCTGTGACTCAGGCCGGAGAAATCTTCGAGGATGGTCTGGAGAAATGCATACAGATATCAATAAAGGCTCTTGAATTGATAATAGAGAAGGATAAACTATTCAAATTTGATTGA
- a CDS encoding ABC transporter permease: MKKYRKFLKDIWKAPEGKISIFILVFFIFLAVTADWISPYDPYDITQRGFPLEAPSREYPLGTDGFGVDILSQIIHGSRVSLTIGFVTGIGIAFMGGFIGVMAGTYGGLTDLFSMRAVDFIMVLPGLPIMILLMTTLGSSFWVMVMIFVLFGWASVARVTRAIVLSERKRGYVEAARCAGAKKSHILFRHLLPATYSILFVTAAFAAGGSILAEAGLAFLGFGDPRLVSWGKMLNYARTYNAMVLGAWWWIIFPGIAVFLSSFSIMMLGVALEKTFNPRLRERDS; encoded by the coding sequence ATGAAAAAATACAGAAAATTTTTGAAGGACATCTGGAAAGCTCCGGAGGGAAAAATCAGTATTTTTATACTGGTATTCTTTATTTTTCTCGCCGTTACAGCGGACTGGATTTCGCCTTACGATCCTTACGACATTACCCAGAGAGGCTTTCCGCTGGAAGCGCCTTCAAGGGAGTATCCACTCGGGACCGACGGCTTTGGAGTTGATATACTCAGCCAGATAATTCACGGCAGTAGAGTTTCGCTGACTATAGGGTTTGTCACAGGAATCGGCATTGCCTTCATGGGTGGATTCATCGGAGTGATGGCCGGCACTTATGGCGGCCTGACCGATCTCTTTTCTATGAGGGCAGTCGATTTCATAATGGTGTTACCCGGACTACCCATAATGATACTGCTGATGACAACTTTGGGAAGCAGTTTTTGGGTGATGGTAATGATTTTCGTTCTCTTCGGCTGGGCCTCGGTTGCCAGAGTTACGAGAGCGATCGTTCTTTCGGAGAGAAAGCGTGGTTACGTTGAGGCAGCACGATGCGCCGGAGCTAAAAAAAGCCACATTCTCTTCAGGCACTTGCTTCCTGCGACTTATTCCATACTCTTCGTCACCGCTGCCTTCGCAGCTGGTGGTTCGATTCTGGCAGAAGCCGGTCTTGCCTTTCTGGGGTTCGGAGATCCCCGGCTGGTTTCGTGGGGAAAGATGTTGAATTATGCCCGCACTTACAACGCGATGGTTCTCGGTGCGTGGTGGTGGATAATATTCCCTGGCATCGCTGTTTTTCTTAGCTCTTTTTCGATAATGATGCTGGGAGTTGCACTTGAAAAGACCTTTAATCCAAGACTGAGAGAGAGGGATAGTTAG
- a CDS encoding ABC transporter permease: protein MSFILIRSLPGDPAERYYGDPRLPEEIKEEIKAVFGLDKPLITQYFIFIGNAFRGDLGVSYTYRRDVVGVILERLPWTLMLTVVPTVLSMFVALWIGTFIAFNRGKKLDRFMRFFAFGLNSVPTFWLALLLVMGTGFYLNIFPLQGMFDPLESGMARVISILHHAALPWITLFIVGMPSFAIQVRNIALNILGEDFIITAKAKGLREREIRRKHVLRNALGPLFSLLTLRIAGLVGGAVLIETIFSWKGMGLLVLEASKNSDYPLLQATVLMTIVLVIMANFLADVLQAAFDPRVIYT from the coding sequence ATGAGTTTCATACTTATCAGGTCTCTGCCGGGGGACCCTGCGGAGAGATATTACGGCGATCCTAGGTTGCCAGAAGAAATCAAAGAAGAAATCAAGGCTGTCTTCGGACTCGACAAGCCCCTGATCACACAGTACTTTATATTTATAGGGAACGCATTCAGGGGCGATCTCGGCGTCTCGTACACTTACCGCAGAGACGTGGTCGGTGTTATTCTCGAAAGGCTCCCGTGGACGCTGATGCTAACCGTGGTGCCGACCGTCTTGAGTATGTTCGTGGCGCTCTGGATAGGAACATTCATAGCTTTCAACAGGGGTAAGAAGCTAGATCGCTTCATGAGGTTCTTCGCTTTCGGATTGAACTCCGTTCCAACTTTCTGGCTTGCCCTTCTGCTGGTCATGGGAACGGGGTTCTATCTAAACATATTTCCTCTGCAGGGTATGTTCGATCCGCTGGAGAGTGGTATGGCGAGAGTGATAAGCATACTCCACCACGCCGCTCTTCCCTGGATAACTCTTTTCATCGTAGGGATGCCGAGTTTTGCGATACAGGTCAGAAATATAGCGCTGAATATCCTGGGGGAAGATTTCATAATAACGGCGAAGGCTAAAGGTCTGAGAGAGCGAGAAATCCGTCGCAAGCACGTACTCAGAAACGCTCTCGGACCACTTTTCTCGCTACTGACACTGAGAATAGCGGGGCTTGTGGGAGGAGCAGTACTGATAGAGACCATCTTTTCCTGGAAGGGAATGGGGCTGCTGGTCCTTGAGGCTTCCAAAAATTCTGATTATCCACTTCTTCAAGCCACTGTCCTGATGACTATCGTACTGGTTATTATGGCCAATTTTCTGGCGGATGTTCTCCAGGCCGCTTTTGATCCCAGGGTGATTTACACATGA
- a CDS encoding ABC transporter substrate-binding protein — MKKLLVLFATVLIGLTVMGVYMKAAVLGEVRSLNPYFINSSAERQLIGYLYETLMTTSEGKAVGMLADSWEVNLEELYIIFHLKDRLFHDGRPVTAEDVAYSFNITVQKRLPMGPLLAWFNKAEVLDEKTVKLNFRVLNSFVVSSIPMAIPIIPESLWKDIGNPMEFSNLDNPVGTGSLKFKEITPQSVTFSSNSNHPDSPQYLEGIVFNLVQDETMGFLGLVRGDYDYIYWNLDPSLATQMLKDPDRYKNLGLAVTNGDSVVSLLFNHRTLPGSDLNFRKAVQMAIDYAQIVDRVYLGFADVASSGLIPSMAKAVFSSSVGVASINIEKAKEYLAKSSYKGEKIRLLIYTSKEQMELAEYIKLFLSKIGINVVIDPQGHEAVTAALKKADFDMSLTTYSLGFHPEMAFYHLHSSRGTMQNGQVSGFNYGGVSIPELDETLNVIWTAFDENVQRDAFHILQEQIKEFVPVVPICIPNRLEAFSRKNLEGWIISETEGVLSTETLKNLKSK; from the coding sequence ATGAAGAAGCTACTTGTATTGTTTGCCACAGTTCTGATCGGCCTTACTGTAATGGGTGTTTACATGAAAGCAGCAGTTCTCGGTGAAGTGAGATCTCTGAACCCTTACTTCATCAATTCGAGTGCTGAAAGACAGTTGATAGGCTACCTTTACGAAACATTGATGACTACCAGTGAAGGAAAGGCTGTTGGTATGCTTGCAGACTCCTGGGAAGTCAACCTTGAAGAGCTGTACATAATTTTTCATCTAAAAGACAGGCTCTTCCACGATGGGAGACCTGTGACGGCTGAAGACGTAGCCTACTCTTTCAATATAACCGTTCAAAAGAGATTACCAATGGGTCCACTACTGGCCTGGTTCAATAAAGCGGAGGTTCTCGACGAAAAAACCGTTAAATTGAACTTCAGGGTTCTCAATTCCTTCGTTGTGAGTTCGATTCCTATGGCTATTCCTATAATCCCTGAAAGCTTATGGAAAGACATTGGTAACCCGATGGAGTTTTCCAATCTGGATAATCCTGTGGGTACCGGTTCCCTGAAGTTCAAAGAGATAACGCCGCAGTCTGTTACATTCTCCTCTAACAGCAACCATCCCGATTCCCCGCAGTATCTCGAAGGCATTGTCTTTAACCTGGTTCAGGACGAAACCATGGGCTTCCTCGGGTTGGTCAGAGGCGATTATGATTACATTTACTGGAATCTCGATCCTTCTCTGGCCACACAGATGCTCAAAGATCCAGACAGATACAAAAACCTCGGTCTGGCCGTCACTAATGGAGATAGTGTCGTTTCTTTGCTGTTCAACCACAGAACTCTACCCGGATCGGATTTGAATTTCAGAAAAGCTGTACAAATGGCTATTGACTACGCCCAGATAGTTGACAGGGTTTACCTTGGTTTTGCCGATGTAGCTTCTTCAGGCTTGATTCCATCGATGGCGAAGGCTGTTTTCAGCTCTAGCGTCGGCGTCGCGTCGATCAATATTGAGAAGGCAAAAGAGTATCTCGCAAAGTCTTCTTATAAAGGAGAAAAAATCAGACTTCTAATTTACACAAGCAAGGAACAGATGGAGCTTGCCGAATATATCAAACTATTCCTTTCTAAAATTGGAATCAACGTTGTAATAGATCCTCAAGGCCATGAAGCAGTTACTGCGGCACTCAAGAAAGCCGATTTCGATATGTCGCTCACCACATACAGCCTGGGATTCCACCCGGAAATGGCTTTCTATCACCTCCACTCTTCAAGAGGGACGATGCAAAACGGCCAGGTTTCCGGCTTCAACTACGGAGGTGTGAGCATACCAGAGCTGGACGAGACTCTGAACGTTATCTGGACGGCTTTCGATGAGAATGTACAGAGAGACGCTTTCCACATTCTCCAGGAACAGATCAAGGAGTTTGTTCCGGTTGTTCCCATCTGCATACCCAACAGGTTGGAGGCCTTCTCGCGCAAGAATCTTGAAGGCTGGATTATATCGGAAACCGAAGGTGTGCTGTCGACGGAGACGTTGAAGAATCTAAAATCAAAATAG
- a CDS encoding tetratricopeptide repeat protein yields the protein MELIRLKYDGNIYSITDTLPFSVAILDQIYDGDLNLCLEDLGSTKIGKDLETLKSLIVAFEDIVVPEIYAPIEYLEFIEYMNECGLTVKNFARGTFSGFQDKILSIADRGDYESAQKFLDLLMDANVDKATLCELKGNIFLEEGNEEEGIRWLQQALMIDPSLLSAHSFLGQTYYNRGEYDKAAQYWEREISLAPDHLVTYFMLTDAYIQAGRIDEAMNVLRTLSQRDPSSILTKAEMVELCQKAGDFEQARKIEEEILNSRPVYINDIEVWAKTQFRYGRFDTVQEQVLEFLKKEPEKPELKMLLVVTFMKLKNCEEARRLMKSFEKGQLWYFYGKKELFNEFLTEEERRQCGIL from the coding sequence ATGGAATTGATTCGCCTCAAGTATGACGGTAACATCTACTCGATAACGGATACTTTGCCTTTCTCGGTAGCGATTCTCGATCAGATTTATGACGGAGACCTCAATCTCTGCCTTGAGGATCTCGGCAGCACTAAGATAGGAAAGGATCTCGAAACTCTGAAGTCTCTAATTGTGGCCTTCGAGGATATTGTCGTGCCGGAGATCTACGCTCCAATAGAGTACCTTGAGTTCATCGAGTACATGAACGAGTGTGGACTCACAGTGAAGAACTTCGCGAGAGGTACTTTCAGCGGTTTTCAGGACAAGATACTTTCCATAGCCGACCGAGGCGATTACGAAAGCGCACAGAAGTTTCTCGATCTATTAATGGATGCAAACGTTGACAAAGCCACTCTGTGCGAGCTAAAGGGCAACATCTTTCTTGAAGAAGGAAACGAAGAGGAGGGTATAAGATGGCTTCAGCAAGCTCTTATGATCGACCCCTCCCTTTTAAGTGCACATTCCTTCCTCGGCCAGACTTATTATAACCGTGGGGAGTACGATAAAGCAGCTCAATACTGGGAACGGGAGATCTCACTGGCCCCCGATCATCTGGTAACTTATTTCATGTTGACCGACGCCTATATACAGGCAGGCAGAATAGACGAGGCGATGAACGTTCTCAGAACGCTTTCCCAGCGCGATCCCTCAAGTATCCTCACCAAGGCAGAAATGGTTGAGCTGTGTCAGAAGGCAGGCGATTTTGAACAGGCAAGGAAGATCGAAGAGGAGATACTCAATTCCCGACCTGTCTATATAAACGATATCGAAGTTTGGGCCAAGACTCAATTCAGGTACGGTCGTTTTGACACAGTTCAGGAGCAGGTTCTGGAATTTCTTAAGAAAGAACCGGAAAAACCCGAGCTAAAGATGCTTCTGGTGGTAACTTTCATGAAACTCAAGAACTGCGAGGAAGCCAGAAGGCTCATGAAATCCTTCGAGAAGGGTCAACTCTGGTACTTCTACGGAAAGAAGGAGCTTTTCAACGAATTCCTCACAGAAGAAGAGAGAAGACAGTGTGGTATTCTATAA
- a CDS encoding prepilin peptidase: MWYSIMLIVPFFFVFGLVFGSFSNALIYRIPSKEYTIFKPRRSICPICKHELAWKDNIPILSYFILKGRCRYCGSKISPRYPLVELITASLYVLNAVLFPLSEAISLSLMVTGLVISAFIDLEHYMIPDSGVILVGLGCFFWAFFRGRFPENLIGALIVTGAMVAFFLIANQFRKDSFGFGDVELLAVLSLATGIIGSLYTIMIASLVALAVYAITSAFKRRKLDRLAQLPFGPFIAMAGYLTVLLLDIIEGLYVF, encoded by the coding sequence GTGTGGTATTCTATAATGCTTATCGTACCGTTTTTTTTCGTCTTTGGACTGGTTTTCGGTAGTTTTTCCAACGCCCTGATCTATAGAATACCTTCGAAGGAATACACGATATTCAAGCCCAGACGAAGTATCTGTCCTATATGTAAGCACGAGCTGGCCTGGAAGGACAACATACCAATTTTAAGCTACTTCATCCTTAAAGGAAGATGCAGGTACTGCGGTTCGAAAATATCGCCCCGATACCCGCTCGTAGAGCTTATAACGGCTTCGCTTTATGTGCTAAATGCCGTGCTCTTTCCGCTGTCTGAGGCGATTTCGCTTTCTCTTATGGTTACAGGGTTAGTTATTTCTGCCTTTATAGATCTGGAGCATTACATGATACCCGATTCGGGAGTGATACTGGTAGGGTTGGGCTGTTTCTTCTGGGCCTTCTTCCGGGGCCGCTTCCCGGAGAATCTTATAGGAGCGTTAATCGTAACCGGTGCCATGGTAGCTTTCTTTCTTATCGCCAACCAGTTCCGGAAGGATAGTTTTGGGTTCGGCGATGTTGAACTGCTGGCGGTCCTCTCGCTGGCTACGGGAATAATTGGTTCGTTGTACACAATAATGATAGCTTCATTGGTGGCATTAGCCGTTTACGCAATCACATCGGCCTTCAAGAGGAGAAAGCTTGACAGGCTTGCGCAACTCCCCTTCGGCCCATTCATCGCGATGGCCGGGTATCTGACTGTATTACTGCTTGATATTATAGAAGGACTGTACGTATTTTGA
- a CDS encoding RNase H family protein → MSTEDWRTLLNKSADDFCAFLIEKGIKCTVEGGGDYFVQIRTIYPIKIYSNSNGDRRIVVEGRSGPVEKARLISLWEEFNGHSFKGVNIFVDGSSRGQVSSYAAVIIEDGLVIGMISGCFRDNTNMRNVAGEIVAVEKAVDFCLKKSITAVKIHYDYEGLCGWAEEYWQAKTPRTIEYRKHMREIAGKLSIKWVKIKAHSGSSYNEMADKLARKALLKCKLV, encoded by the coding sequence TTGAGCACAGAAGATTGGAGAACTCTTCTGAATAAATCGGCGGATGACTTCTGCGCTTTTCTCATAGAGAAAGGGATAAAATGTACCGTGGAGGGCGGTGGTGATTATTTCGTACAGATCAGAACGATATATCCGATTAAAATATACAGTAACTCAAATGGAGACAGAAGAATCGTGGTCGAAGGCCGATCCGGACCGGTGGAAAAGGCACGTTTGATTTCGCTTTGGGAGGAGTTCAACGGCCACAGTTTCAAAGGGGTTAATATCTTCGTGGACGGTAGTAGTCGCGGCCAGGTGTCATCATATGCAGCAGTAATAATAGAAGACGGTTTAGTGATAGGAATGATCTCGGGCTGTTTCAGGGACAATACGAATATGCGGAACGTCGCTGGAGAGATCGTTGCTGTCGAAAAGGCCGTGGATTTCTGCCTTAAGAAGTCCATAACGGCAGTAAAAATTCATTACGATTATGAAGGACTATGCGGCTGGGCTGAAGAATACTGGCAGGCGAAGACGCCGCGCACTATCGAGTACAGAAAGCATATGAGAGAAATCGCAGGAAAACTCTCGATAAAGTGGGTGAAGATAAAGGCGCACAGCGGAAGTTCTTATAACGAAATGGCCGATAAACTCGCCAGAAAGGCTCTGTTAAAGTGCAAACTGGTGTAA
- a CDS encoding M55 family metallopeptidase, which produces MKVFISADIEGTAGIASWDETNKGHADYTYFSRQMTAEVNAAISGAMKSGASEILIRDAHGSARNIDPSALPDCVRIIRGWARDPFMMMQGIDASFDAVVFTGYHSPSGRGLNPLSHTMTGDIFSLKINGELVSEFLMNAMSAAYYKVPVVFLSGDAGIAKIARDKVPGIETVVTNTGSGSSVDSIHPAKVVRLIEEGVSRAISNGSIKPMTLPEKFEVEIVYIEHTQTHRLSFFPGVEKADDRTLTFTESDYFEVLRKLLFLL; this is translated from the coding sequence TTGAAGGTATTTATTAGTGCAGACATCGAGGGAACGGCCGGGATAGCTTCCTGGGATGAAACAAACAAAGGTCACGCCGATTACACGTACTTTTCAAGGCAGATGACGGCCGAAGTGAACGCCGCGATAAGCGGGGCCATGAAGTCTGGAGCCTCGGAGATATTAATAAGAGATGCTCACGGTAGCGCCAGGAATATCGACCCGTCAGCGCTACCCGATTGCGTAAGGATAATCAGGGGTTGGGCCAGGGATCCTTTCATGATGATGCAGGGAATAGACGCATCCTTCGACGCCGTCGTTTTCACCGGATACCATTCGCCATCCGGGAGGGGGCTCAACCCTCTTTCGCACACGATGACAGGTGATATCTTCTCTTTGAAAATTAACGGAGAACTGGTGAGCGAATTCCTTATGAACGCAATGTCGGCAGCATATTATAAGGTTCCAGTCGTCTTTCTGAGCGGTGATGCGGGGATTGCAAAGATCGCCCGTGATAAAGTCCCGGGTATAGAGACCGTCGTAACCAACACCGGAAGCGGCTCATCGGTTGATTCGATCCATCCGGCGAAAGTCGTAAGGCTGATTGAAGAGGGCGTCTCAAGGGCTATTTCGAACGGCTCCATAAAGCCAATGACCCTTCCGGAAAAGTTTGAAGTAGAGATCGTGTACATAGAACACACACAGACCCACAGATTATCCTTCTTCCCTGGGGTTGAGAAAGCAGATGACAGGACGTTGACTTTCACAGAGAGCGACTATTTCGAGGTTTTGAGGAAGCTGTTGTTTTTGCTGTGA
- a CDS encoding encapsulin-associated ferritin-like protein, protein MNNYHEPYEVLNEKARNISRALNSLKEEIEAIDWYNQRVEASSDPELKAIMAHNRDEEIEHACMALEWLRRNMDGWDEQLRTYLFTSAPVTEVEETGGQSGDGSLKIGKL, encoded by the coding sequence ATGAACAATTATCATGAACCGTACGAAGTGCTTAATGAAAAGGCTAGAAACATCTCCAGGGCTTTGAACAGCCTCAAGGAAGAGATCGAGGCCATCGACTGGTATAATCAAAGAGTAGAGGCTTCGTCTGACCCAGAACTGAAGGCTATCATGGCTCACAACCGCGACGAGGAGATTGAGCATGCCTGCATGGCTCTCGAATGGCTCAGAAGAAACATGGATGGCTGGGACGAGCAGCTCAGGACTTATCTCTTCACATCTGCACCGGTTACAGAGGTCGAAGAGACTGGCGGTCAGTCAGGCGATGGCTCGCTGAAGATAGGAAAGCTATAA
- a CDS encoding family 1 encapsulin nanocompartment shell protein codes for MDIFKRQLAPLSSEAWKEVNNRAGQVLKNYLSARRVINVVGPKGWEYSFLPEGRLDLIETGNEVGAGLRKAKPLMELRIPFRLNRWELDNIDRGTADPDLGPLEEAARKIALFEENAIYNGFEAGMIKGLVKEAKTEPVPLGKKPEEIVKSLARAVQKLKDNFTSGPFALVVNPETLAMLNSHVQGYPLVKRIESLLGTDIVVSRVLQGGLLLPKDHEDLEMVIGGDFEIGYHSHTDEEVELFIAESFTFRVLDPNIIVNIIVN; via the coding sequence GTGGATATATTCAAAAGACAGCTCGCCCCGCTTTCGAGCGAGGCGTGGAAGGAAGTCAACAACAGAGCCGGTCAGGTTCTAAAGAACTATCTTTCGGCCAGAAGGGTGATTAATGTTGTGGGGCCGAAAGGCTGGGAGTATTCTTTCCTGCCAGAGGGAAGGCTCGATTTGATCGAGACGGGAAATGAGGTCGGCGCAGGTCTCAGGAAGGCAAAGCCTCTGATGGAATTACGAATCCCTTTCAGATTGAACCGCTGGGAACTGGACAACATAGACAGGGGAACGGCCGATCCCGATCTCGGACCGCTTGAAGAGGCCGCCAGAAAGATAGCGCTTTTCGAAGAGAACGCAATATACAACGGTTTCGAAGCCGGTATGATAAAGGGCCTTGTGAAGGAGGCCAAAACCGAGCCTGTACCACTGGGTAAAAAGCCCGAAGAAATAGTGAAGTCGCTAGCCAGGGCCGTCCAGAAATTGAAGGACAACTTCACCAGTGGACCCTTCGCTCTTGTTGTTAACCCCGAAACATTGGCAATGCTCAACTCCCACGTACAGGGTTACCCTCTTGTCAAACGTATCGAATCCTTGCTGGGTACTGACATAGTCGTGAGCAGGGTCCTCCAGGGAGGACTGCTTCTTCCTAAAGACCACGAAGACCTGGAAATGGTAATCGGTGGAGACTTCGAAATTGGCTATCACAGTCATACCGATGAAGAAGTGGAGCTTTTCATAGCTGAATCCTTCACTTTCAGAGTTCTTGACCCGAATATCATTGTGAATATAATCGTCAATTGA